A genomic region of Ignavibacteria bacterium contains the following coding sequences:
- the apbC gene encoding iron-sulfur cluster carrier protein ApbC has product MPTEQTIKDILSRVNEPFLNKDFISLNFIKSVSINGDKLNLTLMLSDKDENVIKELMEKIKLEFARGASDIKNVNVNFEYGLLEHKDAKKSSVIPNVKNTIAVASGKGGVGKSTAAVNLAVSLAELGLKVGLIDADIYGPSIPMMFDIKEKPKMTEVAGKRKLVPIKKYGVEVMSIGFLIEGDSAVVWRGPMASSALKQFMSDVYWDKLDVLLFDMPPGTGDIQLTLSQTIPLTGAVVVTTPQEISLIDARKGFQMFQKVNVPTLGIIENMSYYNLPDGQRDYIFGRDGGKKMCEEIGVPLLGQIPINKKVREGGDAGKPIVLSEPQSEEAGSFLNIAKTLVKEVNLKNLKANEKPNLEIIV; this is encoded by the coding sequence ATGCCAACAGAACAAACGATAAAAGATATACTTTCAAGAGTTAATGAGCCGTTTTTAAATAAGGATTTTATTTCGCTGAATTTCATTAAGAGTGTTTCGATAAACGGGGACAAATTGAATCTCACATTGATGTTATCCGATAAAGATGAAAACGTAATTAAAGAATTGATGGAGAAAATTAAGCTTGAGTTTGCAAGAGGTGCATCAGATATAAAAAACGTGAATGTGAATTTTGAATATGGATTGCTTGAGCATAAGGATGCAAAAAAATCTTCTGTGATTCCGAATGTTAAAAATACGATTGCAGTTGCGTCAGGTAAAGGCGGAGTTGGGAAGTCAACTGCGGCGGTTAATCTTGCGGTGTCGCTTGCTGAGCTTGGTCTTAAAGTAGGGTTGATTGATGCGGATATTTATGGTCCGTCGATTCCGATGATGTTCGACATAAAAGAAAAACCAAAAATGACCGAAGTTGCAGGTAAAAGAAAGCTTGTGCCGATTAAAAAATACGGAGTTGAGGTTATGTCAATTGGATTTTTGATTGAGGGTGATTCTGCTGTTGTATGGAGAGGTCCGATGGCTTCAAGCGCGCTTAAACAGTTTATGAGTGATGTTTACTGGGATAAGCTTGATGTGCTGTTATTCGATATGCCGCCGGGAACGGGGGACATACAGCTTACATTAAGCCAGACGATTCCTTTGACAGGAGCGGTTGTTGTTACGACACCGCAGGAAATTTCGCTTATTGATGCGCGAAAAGGATTTCAGATGTTTCAAAAAGTTAATGTGCCGACACTTGGTATAATCGAGAATATGAGCTATTATAATTTGCCAGATGGGCAGCGTGATTATATTTTCGGAAGAGACGGCGGGAAAAAAATGTGCGAAGAAATCGGTGTGCCTTTGCTTGGACAAATTCCGATTAACAAAAAGGTCCGTGAGGGTGGTGATGCGGGAAAGCCGATTGTTTTATCTGAGCCGCAGTCTGAGGAAGCCGGTTCATTTTTAAACATTGCCAAAACACTGGTTAAAGAAGTTAACTTAAAAAATCTTAAAGCAAACGAGAAACCAAATCTTGAGATAATCGTTTAA
- a CDS encoding DUF4878 domain-containing protein produces the protein MILKKYYIFLILSLIIAACGSAGGSDSPSNAVKDFVVAIKDGNPAKAWSYLSVESKKMYDEQAKNRNESGQEFFVKGMKDSKSLGVLGTEFDVVNEVKEGDNKATITVKTFKGQETKLYAIKEGGTWYLDYARSIEESRKLVE, from the coding sequence ATGATTTTGAAAAAATATTATATTTTTTTAATACTTTCCCTTATTATTGCGGCATGCGGCTCGGCAGGTGGTTCTGATTCTCCATCCAATGCAGTCAAAGATTTTGTTGTGGCAATTAAAGACGGCAACCCTGCAAAAGCATGGAGTTATTTGTCTGTAGAATCAAAAAAGATGTATGATGAACAGGCAAAGAACAGGAATGAAAGCGGTCAGGAATTTTTCGTTAAAGGAATGAAAGATTCAAAGTCGCTTGGCGTGCTTGGAACCGAATTTGACGTCGTGAATGAAGTAAAAGAAGGTGATAACAAGGCAACTATTACTGTGAAAACGTTTAAAGGACAGGAAACAAAACTGTATGCAATAAAGGAAGGCGGAACGTGGTATCTTGATTATGCAAGGTCCATTGAAGAAAGCCGAAAGCTTGTGGAATAA
- a CDS encoding NifU family protein: MSDITIERVEEVLTNVRPYLQMDGGDIELVKITEDNIIEVRLTGACVGCAMSQMTLRAGVERALMREFPELKRVEAVM; encoded by the coding sequence ATGTCAGATATAACAATTGAGCGTGTTGAAGAAGTTTTAACCAATGTCCGTCCTTATTTGCAGATGGACGGCGGTGATATTGAGTTAGTAAAAATTACCGAAGATAATATAATTGAAGTTCGCTTGACCGGTGCATGCGTCGGATGCGCGATGAGTCAGATGACTTTGAGAGCGGGAGTTGAGCGTGCCTTGATGCGGGAGTTTCCGGAACTGAAAAGAGTCGAAGCAGTAATGTAA
- a CDS encoding DUF6588 family protein encodes MRKLIFVFIIAVILFPYKLRAQTEELLGNKLRNVVQAYAAAYLKPVNKALGVTLNSGMYTNTKASNLENPIQFRFYAGLKAFGFFVKDEDKKFNLRYVDTVTQGGISTPFEFTTTNAPTFFGVRDAGVATYRDNSGIQQSQQTIGGIYRSDVAPFVLLHLEAGSIYGTDVMLRFLPKVKLGKLEDISVIGFGIKHNVSQYLKTLPVDVTVQFALQKVELNSDNINIVDSDAKVFNLTVAKRFLFVDLYAGVQYDNLSTKIKYNYLTSNNVLVPVEFEMDKINNTTGILGAAFHLGGVYVNLDGNFGKNMVLTAGIGYAY; translated from the coding sequence ATGAGAAAATTAATTTTTGTTTTTATAATAGCAGTTATACTTTTCCCTTATAAGCTAAGAGCCCAGACAGAAGAATTATTGGGAAACAAACTTAGAAATGTTGTTCAGGCATATGCAGCAGCGTATTTAAAGCCTGTTAATAAAGCTTTAGGTGTTACACTTAATTCGGGAATGTATACCAACACAAAAGCATCGAATCTTGAAAATCCAATTCAGTTCAGGTTTTATGCAGGATTGAAAGCATTTGGTTTTTTTGTAAAGGATGAGGACAAAAAATTTAATTTAAGATATGTTGATACGGTGACACAGGGAGGCATTTCAACTCCGTTTGAGTTTACGACGACAAATGCACCCACATTTTTTGGTGTCAGAGATGCCGGCGTTGCAACTTATAGGGATAATTCAGGCATTCAACAATCACAGCAAACAATCGGAGGAATTTACCGTTCTGATGTTGCTCCGTTTGTACTGCTTCATCTTGAAGCGGGTTCTATTTATGGAACTGACGTTATGCTGAGATTTCTGCCTAAAGTTAAATTGGGAAAACTTGAAGATATAAGTGTTATAGGTTTTGGAATTAAACATAATGTTTCTCAATATCTTAAAACATTACCTGTTGATGTGACTGTTCAGTTTGCTCTGCAGAAAGTTGAACTGAATTCAGATAACATAAATATTGTTGATTCAGATGCAAAGGTATTTAATCTCACGGTTGCGAAGCGTTTTCTTTTTGTTGATTTATATGCAGGCGTTCAATACGATAATCTTTCAACTAAAATAAAATACAATTATCTGACATCGAATAATGTGCTTGTCCCGGTTGAATTTGAAATGGATAAAATAAATAATACGACTGGTATATTAGGTGCGGCTTTCCATCTTGGAGGAGTTTATGTAAACCTCGATGGTAATTTCGGAAAGAATATGGTACTAACTGCAGGAATCGGTTATGCCTATTAA
- a CDS encoding sugar phosphate nucleotidyltransferase, with amino-acid sequence MKQKGMILGAGFGTRLKPLTDNIPKALVEYKGKPMVVHQIERLKKLGVDEIIVNAHHFAGKMESFFNENNFGVKIILVSEDKILGTGGGILNVEEYLKNSDYFWVINADIDTDFDLNLMREEWEKEKPLAMLLVQKRKTSRYLGFDENMNLLKRAKWSETGLKPDGTDPNAFIFAFNGIHIISPRIFDKEIKVEFKDIIEMYIKLSKEGEKIKGFDAGNSSFKDLGKIEDLV; translated from the coding sequence ATGAAACAAAAAGGAATGATTTTAGGTGCAGGATTCGGAACACGCCTGAAACCTTTAACTGATAACATCCCCAAAGCGCTTGTCGAGTACAAGGGCAAACCAATGGTAGTCCATCAGATTGAACGGCTTAAAAAATTGGGAGTCGATGAAATTATTGTTAATGCGCACCATTTCGCCGGCAAGATGGAAAGTTTTTTCAATGAAAACAACTTCGGCGTAAAAATTATTCTCGTAAGCGAAGATAAAATTCTCGGAACAGGCGGTGGAATTTTAAACGTGGAAGAATATTTGAAAAACTCCGATTACTTCTGGGTAATTAACGCAGATATTGATACTGATTTTGATTTAAATCTTATGCGGGAAGAGTGGGAAAAAGAAAAACCTCTTGCAATGCTTCTTGTTCAAAAAAGGAAAACATCTCGTTATCTGGGATTTGATGAAAATATGAATTTATTAAAGCGCGCCAAGTGGTCTGAAACCGGATTAAAACCTGACGGAACTGACCCTAATGCTTTCATTTTTGCTTTCAATGGCATTCATATAATTTCACCCCGTATATTTGATAAAGAAATAAAAGTTGAGTTTAAAGATATTATCGAAATGTACATCAAGCTTTCCAAAGAAGGTGAAAAAATAAAAGGGTTTGATGCAGGAAACAGCAGTTTCAAAGACTTGGGAAAAATAGAAGACCTTGTTTAA